The DNA segment ACAAAAAACTGTTATCGCAGATCAAGCGGCTCGTCTCAATACGTTGGAAGCTGAAAATGAGCGTCAACGTCAAGAACTAGCTGAAACTAAACAAGGCTTAGAAGACTTGCGTGCAGCAGTTAGTCAATTGTTGGCATCCAAAGGTTGATAATTGATAATTAATTTCGTATGATAGACTGATATAATATTTTCTGAAAATTAAAAGAACCTCTTATATGTTGGAATACCTGGTAGGGTATATTCAGACGCTATAAGAGGTTCTTTTGCGATTTTGATATAGATTATTAAATATAATTATAATATATGAATGACTTTTCATATATTCTTGTGATATAATACAGAAGATATTGGGGCTAATAGATAGCTCAATCTTATACGATCTTGCATGAATAGGAGTTACTATGTTAGACCGCATACAACGATGGTTGTCCATTGATGCAATGTTGCCCGCTACAGAACGATTAGGTCCTGTAGGTACAACAAAGCAGATGTATGGCAATTATTTGAAAATAGCTTGGCCTGCTACATTACAAGGTTTGATGCTGCAGTTTATGACAGCTATTGATTTAGCCATGGTAGGGGCCCTCGGTGCCTCCGCACTTGCCTCAGTTGGTATTATGGGGCAGCCAGAGATGGTGATGCTCATATTCTGTCGTGCCTTGTCGATTGCGGTAACGGCTATTATAGCTCGCCGCCACGGTGAAAGTGAAGTTGATGGTATGAATGCCGTTCTTAAGCAATCCATACTCTTGAATTTCTTGATTTATGTACCTTTATTGGCAATATGTTTCTTTAATTTAGAGCATATCTTACGCTTTACAGGTGCCGAAGACGGCTATATAGAAACGGCTGTCTGGTATGGCCGTTTTGTTGTCATTAGTCTAATATTCCAATCTTTTAGTCAAATTGTAGGGGCCGCTCTTATTGGGTATGGTAATACCAAGGTTATTTTTAAGTCCAATGTAGTAGGTAATATTTTAAATACTATAATGAACTTCTTCTTGATTTATGGTATTGGTTTCTTTCCTGAACTCGGTGTCATGGGCGCTGGTGTTTCGACAATGATTAGTAGTGCTGTTATTGCTATATTATTACTGCGTACGATTTCACAACATACTACTACAGGATTAACGTTGCGACATCCTTCAAAGTGGAAGTTTGAACGAACCGTTTTGCACACTATGTTCCACGTAGGTGGTAGTTCATTAGGGGAACAGTTCTTTGAACGATTTGGTATGTATACGTACACAATGATCGTTGCGTCCTTAGGGGCGGTACCATTAGCAGCACACTATGTGTGTATGAATTTGATGGATATATTCTATTACTTTGCTATGGGACTTGGCTTTGCAGGGGCCTCTCATACGGGGCAAAACCTTGGACATAAGCGACCAGATATTGCGAATATGTATGGTAAAATTGGTGCTCGTATTGGTCTCGTAGTAGGTCTCGTAAGTGCACTCATATTTATTGGCCCTGGTGATTTATTGGTACAGTTATATACACGTGAAAGTGAAGTCGTTACGTTAGCTGGTGCCTTAATGGGGATTATGGCTATTGCTGCATTCCCTCAAGCATTGCAGCAAGTTTACTCTGGGGTGCTAAAAGGGGCAGGAGATACATATTATATTATGAAATATTCCCTTGTTAGTGTAGCTATTATTCGGCCTATCATTACATACCTATTGTGTATTACATTAGGTTTAGGGCTTTTAGGCGCATGGTTATCCTTGTGCTTTGACCAGTCCTTACGATTATGTTGCTCCTATTTCCGATTTGTTCGAGGTACATGGCAGCATAAAATTGTTTAATCTTACTGATTAGTATTCAAAATATTAATTTTGAATATCATTTATGCGATGGATTTTCATATAAAATCTAAAGTTTAAATTATTCGATATATAGCTTTAATATAGATAGAATCTACAATGTTTTATTTAAGATTACTAGCTATATTGAAAAAAATAGAATAATTTATGAAAAGTTTATGAAAAACTTCTTGCCTATTCAATTTGTTTGATGTACAATACGAAATGTGGAAAAAATGACACATTGGGGAATGTGTTATCGGACCTGAAATCCATGATTTCGTGTATATATGTAAGGGATATATATAAGAAACAAGTAAAAACCGCCTTAGTTTTACTAAGGCGGTTTTTACTTTTATAAATGGTTTTGTTCAAGCCAAGCAATACATGCTGCTTTTCCTGCAGCTGGTAATTCTTGGCGTAGCTGCTTAGCCTCTTCTCTGAGTCTAGAAATATCGATACCTGCGTTAGAAAGCTCTGCACAATGGCCCACAAGCCAACTTTCAATGAATGCAGGATCAGCCTCCATATGAAATTGAAGGCCTAGAATGTGAGTGCCTACGGAGAATGCTTGATTTTTGCATAGTTCTGTTTTAGCAAGTCTCACAGCACCTTTAGGGATTTCAAATTCATCGCCATGCCAGTGAAGAACCGGTACATTGCCTAGTAATGCCAATGGGGAGGAGGCGCCTTCAGGAGTATATTCTAACGGACCAAAGCCAATTTCTTTTTTCCCATGCTTCATAGGACCTACGTGACCTCCCATAATACGGGATATGAGTTGGGCACCTAAACAGATGCCAAGTAATGGCTTTTTACTATTTATACGATCTGTAATAAATTTGATTTCATCAGTTAAGAATGGGTAGAGCTGTTCGTCATATGCGCCAATAGGGGCTCCACAGACGATGACTAAATCAGCTTCTGTCGCATCATAGTGTTCAAAGTTGACAAGGGGCGCTTCAATGTATGTTAGCTCAAATCCTCGATTTATTAAGACGGACTCTAAAATACCGGCATTTTCAAAGTTAATATGACGTACAATATAAGCTGTTTTACTCATGGTTCCTCCTATATAGCTCCTTATAACTATATATACTTCTATATAACTGTACATACTTCTATAACTGCACATACAATAGTAATTTCTACAAAATATAATAACAGTATAGCATATTCTATAGAATTTAATGTGTGAGAAACGTCATGATATATAATTAGGGGATACAGAATAATATTTTGTAAAATTATATCGAAAAAAAGTCGTTGATATAATTTAGAAAATATTTATACTAATGAGAGTAACATGAATACCCTTAAGAGAGGGAACGCATGCCTTTTGAGTTCATGAAGGTATCCATCGGCGTATGGCTCTTCATCGTTGCTCCTTTAGTAGGTGGTGTGATTGCAGCCGTATTTCATCGTGCATGGTTTTCTGTAAAAGAAGACTAATTTAATATAAAACTAATTTAAAAGGAAACGCCTACATTATATACTGTAGGCGTTTTCCTTTATCCTGTTAATCTTAAAGATACTTTAATATAAATCTAAGATATATCTTAAAAGGATAAAGCATAAATTTATCAATCTTATGATTAGACATAGTATATTCCTAGAATATAACGATAGTAGTGGTTATGAAGTTAAAATATATAACATCTACATATAGATATATTTCGAAATTCTCATGGTAAATTCATAAAAGATATTGAAATTTATCGAAAAGTTGTGTAAAATGAAAGTATATTATTACCAAGGCCCTGTGTATTGTTATGGGCTTTTATTGGAGGGAATTATAATGAACAAAAGATTATTAGCTTTATTGGCAGTTGCTGCTGTAGGCGTATCTGTAGCAGGTGCAACTCCACAAACTCAATTCAACAAAGGTGAGTTCCAAGTTGATCTTGGTGCAGCTCATTCTAAAGCAAAAACTGAACACTTCAATGCTGATGCAAAATGGAACTTTGATGGTGGTTTGACTTATGCTTTGTCTGATAAAACTGCTATTCAATATGGTTACCATGGTTTGAACGACAAATTGGGCGGCATTGGTTATAGCGACAAAATGCACGAAGTAAACTTGGTTCAATCTTTGAATAAAAACTTCGCTGTATATGGTGGTTATGCTCACATCTCTGGCGATGACTTCGCTAAAGCTAACAACATTGCACAAGCAGGTGTAATTGGTAAAGCTAACCTTGGCTCTAAAGTAGAAGTGTATGGTAAAGCTGGTGTAGGTACTAAGAAAACTTCCACTTGGGAAGCTGGTTTAGGTTACAAAGTGAATGAAGATTTGGATATCAACGCTGGTTACCGTTATATCAATACAAAACATGCAGATAAGGAAAATATCTCCTTCCAAGGTCCTGTAGTTGGCTTGTCCTACCGCTTTGGTGGTCACAAAACAGTAGCTCCTGTAGCAACTCCAGCTCCAGCTCCTGTATACACTCCAGCTCCAGCTCCTGTAGTAGAAGCTCCTGTATACAAAACTCCTAAATTGGATTACTATGTACAATCCATCTACTTCGATTCCGACCAAGATGTAGCTCGTGCAGACCAATATCCAAACTTGACAGCTGCTGTAAACGCTGCTAACCAATACTCTCAAGATCAAATCAAATTGTTGGGTAATGCTGATACTGACGCAACTCCTCAATACAATGTTGGCTTGTCCGAACGCCGCGTACAATACGTAGCTCAATACTTAGTAAACAACGGCGTATCTGCTGATCGTTTCATCGGTATCGCTAATGGCGACACTAAACCAGTGGCAACTAACTCCACTGCAGCTGGTAAAGCTGAAAACCGTCGTGTAGACGTTTACATTCACCGCTAATCTTCAATCTAATTTAGATTAGACATATAATAAGTCCACCTTCTATCATGCTCTCGTGTTCATCGGGGGACCGAGCATGTGATAAGGTGGACTTTTGTGTTATACTAAACTTGCATACAATCGTAGGTCATACAATGTTCATTAAGTTTTGGTAATGTATGCATTGTGAGTATAGTAAAGTAGGTTATATATGAAACGATTTAAATATTACAAACCGCTTATAGGGGCCATTATATTGGCTGGCGTTATGATCATGATGGCGCTCCGTATCAGCGATATAGCCAATGCTATTGATGCCGTCGTTACTGCTTTTGTTCCACTTATAGTAGGTGCTTGTATCGCATTTGTCCTCGATATTCTCGTTGTACGTTATGAACGCTGGCTGTGGCCTAAGAGTAAAACTGGTTGGAAAGATAAAATTAGACGACCTTTAAGTCTTGTATTATCCTTTGTTACTATCAGTGCTATCGTATATTTCATTGCTCGCATGGCGATTCCACAATTGATTCATTCCATGTCGATTATCGTAGCTTCTTCGCCGCAGTTGTATACAGATTTCCAAACATGGATGCAACACTTTACAGAAACCATTCCAATGGCCTCCAATCAAACACTTATGGATACCTTGAGTGGTGAAAGTGTTGTTAAATATACTCGCGAGTGGGGCACAAAGGGTGGTACATACCTAGTTAATGCGATGGGGACCGCCTTATCTTGGACTTTGAATATAGGTTTAGGTTTAATCTTTGCCATTTATATGTTGCTCGATAAAGAGCGACTTATGATGCAAGGTAAACGAATCCTAAAAGCCTATGCATCTGATGAGTGGGTTAACCGTGTTAGTTATGTCACACGCGTAGCTGTTCAAACGTTCAGTAACTTCTTTGTAGGCCAGTTTATAGATGCCTTGATTTTAGGTATTATGGTGGGCATTTCATTGTGGGCATTTAACATCGAATATGCTACTACGATTGCCTGTGTTATTGGTCTTACTGCATTAGTTCCATTGTTAGGTATTTATGTAGGGGGCGTTATAGGCGCAGTTATCTTACTTACTGTTAGTCCTATGGATGCATTAATCTATGTGATTATATTAGAGGTTCTTCATCAAATTGAAAGTAACTTTATTTATCCCAAGATTGTAGGTAATTCCGTTGGCTTACCTGGTTTGTGGGTGTTTGCGGCCGTTATCGTAGGTGGTAGTTTAATGGGGGTCACTGGTATGTTGATTGGCGTACCTTTGGTGGCAACATGTTACAAATTGCTTATGACTGATGTAAACGATCGACTTGCATCGAATGAAGGTTTATAGTATATTGTCTAAATAATATATCTATTTATGTATGTTTTGTGTGCTGTTGCGTATAGCACAAAATTATAGTAATTCTAGTATACGGATGGCTTTTACCATAGGTGAAAGCATTGTATATAGTAGGAGGATATGTAATGAATAAAAAGTTGATTTCTATGGCATTAACTGGTGTATTGGCAGTTGGCGTATTGTCCGTTGCTACACCTAGTGTGGCAGATGCACGTAAAACAAAACCAGAAACAAGTACTGATATTTCTGTACAACGTGCACCAGGGGAATCCATGGTTATGACTATGAGTAAAATTGGTACTATTTTCCAAAACCGTTTTCCTAATGCAGCACTTCATTCTGTAGAGCTTAACTCTAATGATTTGAACTATGGTTACAAAGTAGTAGGCTATAGTAAATATCATCAATATAAGATGAAAATCGACGTTATCACTGGTAATACTTCTGATATGGATGAAGGTGGCAAACCTAAGAAAGTTATCGGTGAAATCTTCAATAAAGATAAAGTCATCGAAGCAGCTCAAGCTGAGCGCGTTGCAAAACAACAACTTGGTGCTGATGCAGTTGTAAAAGGCTGGAAAATCGAAGCTCATGAAGGTAAGATTCTATACTATATGACAATGCATCAAGATGGTAAAAAGACTGTAGTTACTGTAGATGCTGAAACAGGGGCTTATGTAGGTCAATCTAAATCTAGTAAATTACCTCCTGAACCAGATCAAGGTTTCGACGGTCGTAAAACAAATATTATTTGGGATAACACCATTGATATGGGTCGTTAATCTATTTAGCGATATTATAAATAAAGAGCTGAAGATAAAATCTTCAGCTCTTTTATTTATATAATGGTTATATATTTATTATTGCCAACGGTGTTCGTAGTATGCTTGTGTCCACATAATAACCTCGATTAAGGACGGATGTGGGCTCATAGTTTCACCTACAGTGATAACGGATTTAGGATCCATTTCACGAGTAATACCTTTTTCACGTAAGCGTTTAGTACGTTCAGAAGCGATTTCTTCATTAATTGCTGTTAATGGAGTTACACCACTGTTCATAAGGTTTACATATGGTTGGAAGAGGATAGACGCTTGAGGACCTGTTACGTGCATACCAAGGATGTGATTAGTATCTTTGTCTACCACGATTTTAACAAAGCCGTCATTTACATCGCCAGGGTTGATACCCATTGCATAGCCTTTAGCTGTGGAGGAGTAGTAGTTTTTGCCTACACCTACATTATAACCAGCTTTGATAGCTTCTGCTTCAGTAAGACCTACGCTACCAATTTCAGGGTAGGAGAAGGTAACCTTTGGCAATGTATCATAACGTGCCCAACGGAAATCTTCTTCGTTTTTAGCAAAGTATAGATTGTGGGCAATAATATCAGCTTCATAGTTCGCACGATGACGAAATGCTGGTTCACCATTTACATCGCCTAAGGCATAGATGCCATCAACAGATGTTTCGAGGAACTCGTTTGTTTTAATCCAGCCCTTTGGCCATGTTTCAATACCTGTATTTTCGAGGTGGAGCTCTTCTACAGCAGGACGAATGCCAGCTGCTACGAGGATTTCTTCTACCTTAGTTTCTGTAACTTCACCAGTGCTACGATCTTTAGTGACTACAACTTTAAGACCATCTTCTTGACGGATTTCAACAGTGTCTTGGTTTAAGATTACATTAATACCACGAGCTCGGTAGTTTTGAAGAAGATGTTCGGACATCTCTTCGTCTTCTTTAGGTACTAAACGTACATTATGTTGAAGAATTGTTACCTCTGTGCCAGCGGATGCAAATACGTGACCGAATTCAACACCGATTGGACCTGCACCGAGTACAGCAAGGGATTTGTATGGTTGTTTAGGGAATTTATCGCCAAAGAGACTTTCACTAGTAAGGAAACCTGCCTCTTGAAGGCCTGGTACATTCGGTACATTACTATAACCGCCAGTACCTAGGATAATTGTTGGTGCTGTGATTTCTACAATGCTAGAACCATCGTTAAGGTGGATGTTCATAACCTTATCGGACACAAAACTTGCAGCACCGCGATATACATCTACGTTGTCATAAGCGTTATAGTAATCATAGATGCCTGCATTCTTGTCAATCATATGCCATGTACGTTTAGCTACAGTGTCCCAATCCATAGTTGCATCGCCAACATTGACGCCTATTTTTTTGAACTCTTCTACCTCTTGAATGGCATTAGCTGCTGTAACCATTACTTTCGTAGGAATACAACCGCGATTTAGGCATGTGCCACCGAATTTACCTTTTTCTATGATGGCCACTTTAAGGCCTTTTTTTAGCGCAGCGTCAGCTACGATGGTTGCACCACCTGTACCAACCACAATAATATCGTATTGTTTCATGTTGATTCCTTTCTATTGATATCTGTTAATAGTTATTATTAACTCCATTATAACACTATATTGAAGAAAATCAATATAGGCGATTGTAATTAATATAAACGTATATGATTAATATTGATACCTATGTTGATTTATAAAGTATGTTCTTTATATTATACAATGAATATATTTATAAGTCGTATAGTAATCTAGTAATTATGGACCTTTTAATACAAAAAAACGGTCCCGAAGGACCGTCTTTGGTATGATTGTAAAATTATATTTAATTCCAGTTTTCGTGAT comes from the Veillonella dispar genome and includes:
- a CDS encoding MATE family efflux transporter: MLDRIQRWLSIDAMLPATERLGPVGTTKQMYGNYLKIAWPATLQGLMLQFMTAIDLAMVGALGASALASVGIMGQPEMVMLIFCRALSIAVTAIIARRHGESEVDGMNAVLKQSILLNFLIYVPLLAICFFNLEHILRFTGAEDGYIETAVWYGRFVVISLIFQSFSQIVGAALIGYGNTKVIFKSNVVGNILNTIMNFFLIYGIGFFPELGVMGAGVSTMISSAVIAILLLRTISQHTTTGLTLRHPSKWKFERTVLHTMFHVGGSSLGEQFFERFGMYTYTMIVASLGAVPLAAHYVCMNLMDIFYYFAMGLGFAGASHTGQNLGHKRPDIANMYGKIGARIGLVVGLVSALIFIGPGDLLVQLYTRESEVVTLAGALMGIMAIAAFPQALQQVYSGVLKGAGDTYYIMKYSLVSVAIIRPIITYLLCITLGLGLLGAWLSLCFDQSLRLCCSYFRFVRGTWQHKIV
- a CDS encoding glutamine amidotransferase; this translates as MSKTAYIVRHINFENAGILESVLINRGFELTYIEAPLVNFEHYDATEADLVIVCGAPIGAYDEQLYPFLTDEIKFITDRINSKKPLLGICLGAQLISRIMGGHVGPMKHGKKEIGFGPLEYTPEGASSPLALLGNVPVLHWHGDEFEIPKGAVRLAKTELCKNQAFSVGTHILGLQFHMEADPAFIESWLVGHCAELSNAGIDISRLREEAKQLRQELPAAGKAACIAWLEQNHL
- a CDS encoding OmpA family protein, which codes for MNKRLLALLAVAAVGVSVAGATPQTQFNKGEFQVDLGAAHSKAKTEHFNADAKWNFDGGLTYALSDKTAIQYGYHGLNDKLGGIGYSDKMHEVNLVQSLNKNFAVYGGYAHISGDDFAKANNIAQAGVIGKANLGSKVEVYGKAGVGTKKTSTWEAGLGYKVNEDLDINAGYRYINTKHADKENISFQGPVVGLSYRFGGHKTVAPVATPAPAPVYTPAPAPVVEAPVYKTPKLDYYVQSIYFDSDQDVARADQYPNLTAAVNAANQYSQDQIKLLGNADTDATPQYNVGLSERRVQYVAQYLVNNGVSADRFIGIANGDTKPVATNSTAAGKAENRRVDVYIHR
- a CDS encoding AI-2E family transporter — its product is MKRFKYYKPLIGAIILAGVMIMMALRISDIANAIDAVVTAFVPLIVGACIAFVLDILVVRYERWLWPKSKTGWKDKIRRPLSLVLSFVTISAIVYFIARMAIPQLIHSMSIIVASSPQLYTDFQTWMQHFTETIPMASNQTLMDTLSGESVVKYTREWGTKGGTYLVNAMGTALSWTLNIGLGLIFAIYMLLDKERLMMQGKRILKAYASDEWVNRVSYVTRVAVQTFSNFFVGQFIDALILGIMVGISLWAFNIEYATTIACVIGLTALVPLLGIYVGGVIGAVILLTVSPMDALIYVIILEVLHQIESNFIYPKIVGNSVGLPGLWVFAAVIVGGSLMGVTGMLIGVPLVATCYKLLMTDVNDRLASNEGL
- a CDS encoding dihydrolipoyl dehydrogenase family protein; this encodes MKQYDIIVVGTGGATIVADAALKKGLKVAIIEKGKFGGTCLNRGCIPTKVMVTAANAIQEVEEFKKIGVNVGDATMDWDTVAKRTWHMIDKNAGIYDYYNAYDNVDVYRGAASFVSDKVMNIHLNDGSSIVEITAPTIILGTGGYSNVPNVPGLQEAGFLTSESLFGDKFPKQPYKSLAVLGAGPIGVEFGHVFASAGTEVTILQHNVRLVPKEDEEMSEHLLQNYRARGINVILNQDTVEIRQEDGLKVVVTKDRSTGEVTETKVEEILVAAGIRPAVEELHLENTGIETWPKGWIKTNEFLETSVDGIYALGDVNGEPAFRHRANYEADIIAHNLYFAKNEEDFRWARYDTLPKVTFSYPEIGSVGLTEAEAIKAGYNVGVGKNYYSSTAKGYAMGINPGDVNDGFVKIVVDKDTNHILGMHVTGPQASILFQPYVNLMNSGVTPLTAINEEIASERTKRLREKGITREMDPKSVITVGETMSPHPSLIEVIMWTQAYYEHRWQ